In one window of Pseudooceanicola aestuarii DNA:
- a CDS encoding substrate-binding domain-containing protein, which translates to MFRRNFLKFTGAAAIALSAVPVAAADMPAPFDNAGEVKIALVRYLSTGDFFQSYLSGVEQQAAAIGVDLRVLDSRQDAALQADMVDQAIALGVDGIIIQHGLTESMKPAAQRAVDAGIKVVAFDVDVENDAIPQVEQSDYLLAKLALDQAIEDHGNGFTAGYVYVPGIAPLDRRDVAWKEVKEANPDITEAAQFGTLDNPIANSVANQARSVLQANPMINVMFAPFDEFAKGVKIAVDEAGLTQDIDIYSADVSTADISAMREPDSAWVATVATNPSVVGEVSVRALALMLAGEMPGESIVVPPTLITQDFLNENDVKNMEELGAKMPQFQHADVAMAEWMPLPAR; encoded by the coding sequence TGCGGACATGCCCGCGCCGTTCGACAATGCGGGCGAGGTGAAGATCGCGCTGGTGCGCTATCTCTCCACCGGCGATTTCTTCCAATCCTACCTGTCTGGCGTGGAACAGCAGGCCGCCGCCATCGGCGTGGATCTGCGGGTGCTGGACAGCCGCCAGGATGCCGCGCTTCAGGCCGATATGGTCGATCAGGCCATCGCCCTGGGCGTGGACGGGATCATTATCCAGCACGGGCTGACCGAATCCATGAAGCCGGCCGCACAGCGCGCGGTGGATGCGGGCATCAAGGTCGTGGCCTTTGACGTCGATGTCGAAAACGACGCCATCCCCCAGGTGGAGCAATCCGACTACCTGCTGGCCAAGCTGGCGCTGGACCAGGCGATCGAGGATCATGGCAACGGCTTTACCGCCGGCTATGTCTACGTCCCCGGCATCGCGCCACTGGACCGTCGTGACGTCGCCTGGAAAGAGGTGAAGGAAGCCAACCCCGACATCACCGAAGCCGCGCAATTCGGCACGCTGGACAACCCGATCGCCAATTCGGTCGCCAACCAGGCGCGGTCCGTCCTTCAGGCCAATCCGATGATCAACGTCATGTTCGCGCCGTTCGACGAATTCGCCAAGGGCGTCAAGATTGCCGTGGACGAGGCCGGGCTGACCCAGGACATCGACATCTATTCCGCCGATGTCTCCACTGCCGACATCTCGGCCATGCGGGAGCCGGACAGCGCCTGGGTGGCCACCGTTGCCACCAACCCCTCCGTGGTGGGCGAAGTCTCCGTCCGGGCGCTGGCGCTGATGCTGGCGGGTGAAATGCCGGGCGAAAGCATCGTCGTGCCGCCGACGCTGATCACCCAGGATTTCCTGAACGAGAACGACGTCAAGAACATGGAAGAGCTGGGCGCCAAGATGCCGCAGTTCCAACATGCCGACGTCGCCATGGCCGAGTGGATGCCGCTTCCGGCACGCTAA
- a CDS encoding RbsD/FucU family protein: MLNGIDGRITPTLLHCLARMGHGDDLVIADANFAADSTARHCVVDRPIPLAGLDAVQAIDVITGLLPLDGFGDFAALRMEIDGDAQEMGEVHHQAWAVLRPRLPEGGQLTNCPRPRFYDHAKTAFAVVQTAETRPFGCFILKKGVVF, encoded by the coding sequence ATGCTGAACGGTATCGACGGACGGATCACCCCGACCCTTCTGCATTGTCTCGCCCGGATGGGGCATGGCGACGATCTGGTCATCGCCGATGCCAATTTTGCCGCCGACAGCACCGCGCGCCATTGCGTGGTGGACCGCCCCATCCCGCTGGCCGGGCTTGATGCGGTGCAGGCCATCGACGTCATCACCGGCCTGCTGCCCCTCGACGGGTTCGGCGATTTCGCCGCGCTGCGGATGGAAATCGACGGCGACGCGCAGGAGATGGGCGAGGTTCACCACCAGGCCTGGGCGGTCCTGCGCCCCCGCCTGCCCGAGGGCGGACAGCTGACCAATTGCCCCCGCCCCCGGTTCTACGATCACGCGAAAACCGCCTTTGCCGTGGTGCAGACGGCGGAAACCCGGCCCTTTGGCTGCTTCATCCTGAAAAAGGGGGTCGTCTTCTGA
- a CDS encoding transketolase codes for MRNDKTTEDVALGIRRRVFEHAMRNNGGYLSQACSAAEQLAWLYHEELKLGAPTLPAVPKPFEGVPSADNPDYHTGAGYNGPFAPEFDRLFIAPAHYALVAYATLIETGRMAPEGLEMFNKDGSSVEMIGAEHSPGMEVHNGTLGIGLSTGAGLAYGRKRRGEPGRTWVFMSDGEVQEGQTWEAVQACAHHGIDNLYAIMDVNDQQCDGAMDSVMEVGDIRTKFENFGARCVEVDGHDLSAIRDAAKETHEGRPLIILARTSPFHTMSILEERFPRLHYVRFKSEDERARFNTSIAADLGVDPIDYAH; via the coding sequence ATGCGCAATGACAAGACGACGGAGGACGTGGCGCTCGGTATTCGGCGGCGCGTGTTCGAACACGCGATGCGGAACAACGGCGGCTATCTCAGCCAGGCCTGTTCGGCGGCTGAACAGCTGGCCTGGCTGTATCACGAGGAGCTGAAGCTGGGCGCGCCCACGCTGCCCGCCGTGCCCAAACCGTTCGAGGGTGTGCCCTCGGCCGATAATCCCGATTACCACACCGGCGCGGGCTACAACGGCCCCTTCGCCCCGGAGTTCGACAGGCTGTTCATCGCGCCCGCGCATTACGCGCTGGTCGCCTATGCCACGCTGATCGAAACCGGGCGCATGGCACCCGAGGGGCTGGAGATGTTCAACAAGGACGGCTCCAGCGTCGAGATGATCGGCGCGGAACATTCGCCGGGCATGGAGGTGCACAACGGCACCCTGGGCATCGGCCTGTCTACCGGCGCGGGCCTGGCCTATGGCCGCAAGCGGCGCGGCGAACCGGGGCGCACCTGGGTCTTCATGTCCGACGGCGAGGTCCAGGAGGGTCAGACCTGGGAGGCCGTGCAGGCCTGTGCGCATCACGGGATCGACAACCTGTATGCCATCATGGACGTCAACGATCAGCAATGTGACGGCGCCATGGATTCGGTGATGGAAGTCGGCGACATCCGCACCAAGTTCGAGAATTTCGGCGCCCGCTGCGTCGAGGTTGACGGCCATGACCTGTCCGCCATCCGCGATGCGGCCAAGGAAACGCATGAAGGCCGGCCACTGATCATCCTGGCGCGCACCTCGCCCTTCCACACGATGTCGATCCTGGAGGAGCGGTTCCCCCGGCTGCATTACGTGCGCTTCAAGTCCGAGGACGAGCGCGCGCGCTTCAACACCTCCATCGCCGCCGATCTTGGCGTCGATCCCATCGACTACGCCCATTGA
- a CDS encoding transketolase family protein yields MVEMVSRPYASAFEKFAAGNPDILCLSADLTSSCEIDGFRDRHPDQFISMGMAEQNMMSFAGGLGLAGFRPFIHTFGVFMYRRPYDQLMASVAYPRRKVRLMGFLPGITTPGGMTHQSIEDISVMRSIPNMSILETGDATEVESICEAADSIDGPVWCRVLRGSVPRLFDTPIKVGEMRVLSEGDDILVVTSGITTEEAMRARSALSKAGLSIRHIHLHTIKPFDHKQLLDHIGSVRGGVVTLENHVTEGGIGSLVAETMADAGVGKRLVRLGLKDTYAHGGSRPYLMRYYGLDALALVRGIEDLMGQDFGISEDDLDAARVEDVHSLVKAEAL; encoded by the coding sequence ATGGTTGAAATGGTTTCCCGCCCCTATGCCTCGGCCTTCGAGAAATTCGCCGCCGGCAATCCCGACATCCTGTGCCTGTCGGCCGATCTGACCTCCTCCTGCGAGATCGACGGTTTCCGCGACCGGCATCCGGATCAGTTCATCTCCATGGGGATGGCCGAACAGAACATGATGAGCTTTGCCGGGGGGCTGGGTCTGGCCGGGTTCCGGCCCTTCATCCACACTTTCGGCGTGTTCATGTATCGCCGGCCCTACGATCAGCTGATGGCCTCGGTCGCCTATCCACGGCGCAAGGTACGGCTGATGGGCTTCCTGCCCGGCATCACCACCCCCGGCGGCATGACGCACCAGTCGATCGAGGATATCTCGGTCATGCGGTCGATCCCCAACATGTCCATCCTGGAAACCGGCGACGCGACCGAGGTGGAAAGCATCTGCGAAGCCGCCGACAGCATTGACGGTCCGGTCTGGTGCCGTGTGCTGCGCGGGTCCGTGCCGCGCCTGTTCGACACGCCGATCAAGGTGGGGGAGATGCGGGTGCTGTCCGAAGGGGACGACATCCTGGTCGTGACCTCGGGCATCACCACGGAGGAGGCGATGCGCGCCCGGTCCGCCCTGTCCAAGGCCGGCCTGTCCATCCGGCACATCCATCTGCACACGATCAAGCCCTTCGATCACAAGCAGCTGCTGGACCACATCGGTTCGGTCAGGGGCGGTGTCGTGACGCTGGAAAACCACGTGACCGAAGGCGGCATCGGTTCGCTGGTGGCCGAGACGATGGCCGATGCGGGCGTGGGCAAACGTCTGGTCCGGCTGGGGCTGAAGGACACCTATGCCCACGGCGGATCGCGCCCCTATCTGATGCGCTATTACGGGCTGGACGCACTGGCGCTGGTGCGTGGGATCGAGGATCTGATGGGGCAGGATTTCGGCATCTCCGAAGATGATCTGGACGCCGCCCGGGTCGAGGATGTGCATTCCCTGGTGAAGGCCGAGGCCCTGTGA
- a CDS encoding RuBisCO large subunit C-terminal-like domain-containing protein, with protein MDRFSVTYRIVADDMADAESRAANIALEDTVEIPRDVVPSGYVEDVVLGRVEEVVQQDDHVFRARVAYHIDAVGRELPQFLNVVLGNASILAGVKALSITPNADVLDRFPGAQFGVAGLRRLTGRDSGGYVCPVIKPQGSSAETLARLCYLTARAGADIVKEDHGLANQDAAPFAERVRQCAEAVNRANAERADAGEATRSLYFANLGGHGDQVREMALHAQEAGAHGVLLIPGLYGFDAMNRLARDPDFTLPIMAHPSHLGPYVLSPDHGYAHGMLFGTLMRLAGADISVFPNHGGRFGFSLAQCEEIVQACRGPGPGAAILPSPGGGMSLDRLPDMMRLYGEDCVYLLGGSLLRYGDRIGDAIREMRSALDG; from the coding sequence ATGGATCGCTTTTCCGTCACCTACCGGATCGTGGCGGATGACATGGCGGATGCGGAAAGCCGCGCCGCCAACATCGCGCTGGAAGACACGGTGGAAATCCCCCGCGACGTGGTGCCCAGCGGCTATGTCGAGGATGTGGTGCTGGGCCGGGTGGAGGAGGTCGTGCAGCAGGACGATCACGTCTTTCGCGCGCGCGTGGCCTATCACATCGACGCGGTGGGCCGGGAATTGCCGCAATTCCTGAACGTGGTGCTGGGCAATGCCTCCATCCTTGCCGGGGTGAAGGCGCTGTCGATCACCCCCAATGCCGATGTGCTGGATCGCTTTCCCGGTGCGCAATTCGGCGTCGCGGGGCTGCGCCGCCTGACCGGGCGGGACAGCGGCGGCTACGTCTGCCCGGTGATCAAGCCGCAGGGCTCCAGCGCAGAGACGCTGGCGCGGCTGTGTTACCTGACCGCGCGGGCGGGGGCCGACATCGTCAAGGAGGATCACGGCCTGGCCAACCAGGATGCCGCGCCCTTTGCCGAACGAGTCCGGCAATGTGCCGAGGCGGTGAACCGTGCCAATGCCGAACGCGCCGATGCAGGAGAGGCGACAAGATCGCTCTATTTCGCGAACCTTGGTGGCCATGGCGATCAGGTGCGCGAGATGGCCCTGCATGCGCAGGAGGCGGGCGCCCATGGCGTGCTGCTGATCCCCGGTCTTTACGGCTTCGATGCGATGAACCGGCTGGCGCGGGATCCCGATTTCACCCTGCCGATCATGGCCCATCCCAGCCATCTGGGCCCCTATGTGCTTTCGCCTGATCACGGCTATGCGCATGGGATGCTGTTCGGCACCCTGATGCGGCTGGCGGGGGCGGATATCTCGGTCTTTCCGAACCATGGCGGGCGCTTCGGGTTCTCCCTCGCACAATGCGAGGAGATCGTGCAGGCCTGCCGTGGTCCGGGACCGGGGGCGGCGATCCTGCCCAGCCCCGGCGGCGGGATGAGCCTGGACCGGCTGCCCGACATGATGCGTCTCTACGGTGAGGATTGCGTTTATCTTCTGGGCGGAAGCCTGCTGCGCTACGGTGACCGGATCGGCGATGCCATCCGGGAAATGCGAAGCGCGCTGGACGGCTGA
- a CDS encoding DUF1684 domain-containing protein has product MSVSPDFQTAHDAWRATRMAKLTAPDGWLNLQGRWWIAPGQTLTIGNGADCDARLAEGPALLGRLDLTGLETARFTAADGTVQELDRATGGFSWSADRFLLEITALNDLRSLRIRDTGSEAPAQRGPIPFFPLNPELRLTARWAPLPAPISLTVDTMIGIPTKVPVTHSATLTVGGHEMQLLPTYGSADRPQFVIRDLTSMDDTYAHSRFIFGEDVTADSVVIDFNRAVNPPCAFTRHAVCPLPPRENLFPLRIEAGERRLG; this is encoded by the coding sequence ATGAGCGTTTCCCCCGATTTCCAGACCGCCCACGACGCCTGGCGCGCCACCCGCATGGCCAAGCTGACGGCCCCGGACGGCTGGCTGAACCTTCAGGGCCGCTGGTGGATCGCGCCGGGCCAGACCCTGACCATCGGCAACGGTGCGGATTGCGACGCGCGGCTGGCGGAGGGCCCCGCCCTGCTGGGCCGGCTGGACCTGACCGGGCTGGAGACCGCCCGGTTCACCGCCGCCGACGGCACCGTGCAGGAGCTGGACCGCGCCACCGGCGGGTTCAGCTGGTCCGCCGACCGCTTCCTGCTGGAGATCACGGCGCTGAACGACCTGCGGTCACTGCGCATCCGCGACACCGGATCAGAGGCCCCGGCACAACGTGGGCCGATCCCCTTCTTCCCGTTGAACCCGGAACTGCGCCTCACCGCGCGGTGGGCGCCCCTTCCCGCGCCGATCAGCCTGACGGTAGACACGATGATCGGCATTCCCACCAAGGTGCCGGTGACCCACAGCGCCACGCTGACGGTGGGCGGGCACGAGATGCAGCTGTTGCCCACTTATGGCAGTGCCGATCGCCCGCAATTCGTGATCCGCGATCTGACCTCGATGGACGACACCTATGCGCATTCGCGGTTCATCTTCGGCGAGGACGTGACGGCAGACAGCGTCGTGATCGATTTCAACCGGGCGGTGAACCCGCCTTGCGCCTTCACCAGACATGCCGTCTGCCCCCTGCCCCCGCGGGAGAACCTGTTCCCCCTGCGGATCGAGGCCGGAGAGCGGCGGCTGGGCTGA
- a CDS encoding ABC transporter ATP-binding protein produces MTMMSLRNVGFSYGGPRPVLDDITFDVPRGANVGLIGESGSGKSTLLRLMLGLDSPQKGEILFDGQPLAARDRRFMRDYRRRVQAVFQDPYSSLNPAHRILRIVTEPLRSLKIDGDHHQMAAEAITAVGMEADSLHRYPHQFSGGQRQRIAIARAIVARPDLLLADEAVSALDLSTRVRVVNLFDRIASDMTMVFVSHDMGVVAALCDRMVVLDRGRIVEAGPTAQILRDPQHAYTRSLLSSIPRLPAAQST; encoded by the coding sequence ATGACCATGATGTCGCTTCGCAATGTCGGTTTCTCCTACGGTGGGCCGCGACCGGTGCTGGACGACATCACCTTTGATGTGCCGCGGGGCGCCAATGTCGGGCTGATCGGCGAAAGCGGATCGGGCAAATCCACCCTGCTGCGCCTGATGCTGGGGCTGGACAGCCCCCAGAAGGGCGAGATCCTGTTCGACGGCCAGCCGTTGGCCGCGCGCGACCGGCGTTTCATGCGTGATTATCGCCGGCGGGTGCAGGCGGTGTTCCAGGACCCCTATTCCTCTCTCAACCCCGCGCATCGCATTCTGCGGATCGTGACTGAACCGCTGCGCTCGCTGAAGATCGACGGAGATCACCACCAGATGGCGGCCGAGGCGATCACCGCCGTGGGCATGGAGGCCGACAGCCTGCATCGCTATCCGCACCAGTTCTCCGGCGGGCAGCGCCAGCGGATCGCCATTGCGCGCGCCATCGTCGCCCGGCCCGACCTGCTGCTGGCGGACGAGGCGGTCAGCGCGCTGGACCTGTCCACCCGCGTGCGCGTGGTGAACCTGTTCGACCGCATCGCCAGCGACATGACCATGGTCTTTGTCTCCCACGACATGGGCGTCGTCGCCGCCCTGTGCGACCGGATGGTCGTTCTGGACCGGGGCCGCATCGTCGAGGCAGGGCCGACCGCGCAGATCCTGCGCGACCCGCAGCACGCCTATACCCGATCGCTGCTCTCCAGCATTCCCCGCCTTCCGGCGGCTCAATCCACATGA
- a CDS encoding ATP-binding cassette domain-containing protein produces the protein MADLLTIDGLTLATANKVLVHDLSLSIAPGERFGLIGESGSGKSLTSLAVTGLLPGAIRATGAITLDGTPILTASERQRNRLRGAAVATVFQEPLTALDPLMPLGRQIAAPLRRRLRREGADAGRSAVRAGVRALMEQVRLPDPDRLVAAYPHQVSGGQRQRVAIAMALACRPKLLIADEPTTALDVTTQAEIVALINQLVAELGLALLFISHDLAVVGQVAERVLVLRHGRAVEEGPAHQVLTAPQQPYTRELLTAARRFDTALEGGE, from the coding sequence ATGGCCGATCTGCTGACCATCGACGGGCTGACCCTGGCCACCGCCAACAAGGTGCTGGTGCACGATCTGTCCCTCTCCATCGCGCCCGGCGAACGCTTTGGCCTGATCGGGGAAAGCGGCTCGGGCAAATCTCTGACCTCTCTGGCGGTGACGGGGCTGCTGCCCGGTGCGATCCGCGCCACAGGGGCGATCACTCTGGACGGCACCCCGATCCTGACCGCGTCAGAGCGGCAGAGGAACCGCCTGCGCGGCGCCGCCGTCGCCACCGTCTTTCAGGAGCCGCTGACCGCGCTGGACCCGCTGATGCCGCTGGGCCGCCAGATCGCCGCGCCCCTGCGCCGCCGCCTGCGGCGCGAGGGGGCCGATGCCGGGCGGTCGGCGGTGCGGGCCGGGGTGCGGGCGCTGATGGAACAGGTGCGCCTGCCCGATCCCGACAGGCTGGTCGCGGCCTACCCGCACCAGGTTTCGGGCGGGCAGCGCCAGCGCGTGGCCATCGCCATGGCCCTGGCCTGCCGCCCCAAACTGCTGATCGCAGACGAGCCGACGACCGCGCTGGACGTCACCACCCAGGCGGAGATCGTGGCCCTGATCAACCAGCTGGTGGCCGAGCTGGGGCTGGCGCTTCTGTTCATCTCCCACGATCTGGCCGTGGTGGGTCAGGTGGCCGAACGGGTGCTGGTGCTGCGCCATGGCCGCGCAGTGGAGGAAGGTCCGGCCCATCAGGTGCTGACCGCCCCGCAACAGCCCTACACGCGGGAGCTGCTGACCGCAGCGCGCCGCTTTGACACCGCGCTGGAGGGAGGGGAATGA
- a CDS encoding ABC transporter permease — MSTPSDTSPPASAPRRPRGKPVHWLGRILVGVIVLAGLLSFFWTPYALSDMAGSRLEPPSASHWAGTDRLGRDLFTQLMIGARIALVVGCGAVAIGGTIGIVTGLLAAFATRFVDDALAALFDILIAFPTLLIAMLVVAAREEASLSTAILALGIGLSPIVGRVTRILTKRVLGQDYITAARVSGTGWGAIVFWHVLPNIAPFLAVNLALQFGLAVMAEASLSYLGLGAPPPNASWGRMLQEAQGTVYTAPWGALLPGLALFALVIGVNLMADSLRDRFDPTQRGA; from the coding sequence ATGAGCACCCCGAGCGACACCTCCCCGCCCGCTTCTGCCCCGCGCCGTCCGCGCGGCAAGCCGGTGCATTGGCTGGGCCGGATCCTGGTCGGCGTGATCGTCCTGGCGGGGCTGCTGTCGTTCTTCTGGACGCCCTATGCGCTGTCCGACATGGCCGGCAGCCGGCTGGAACCGCCAAGCGCCAGCCATTGGGCGGGCACCGACCGGCTGGGCCGGGATCTGTTCACCCAGCTGATGATCGGGGCGCGGATCGCGCTGGTCGTGGGCTGCGGCGCGGTGGCCATCGGCGGCACCATCGGCATCGTCACCGGCCTGCTTGCGGCTTTTGCCACGCGCTTTGTCGATGATGCGCTGGCCGCGCTGTTCGATATCCTGATCGCCTTTCCCACGCTGCTGATCGCCATGCTGGTTGTCGCCGCCCGGGAAGAGGCCAGCCTTTCCACCGCCATCCTGGCCCTGGGGATCGGGCTGTCGCCCATCGTGGGCCGGGTGACGCGGATCCTGACGAAACGTGTGCTGGGCCAGGATTACATCACCGCCGCGCGGGTCTCGGGCACGGGCTGGGGGGCCATCGTCTTCTGGCACGTGCTGCCCAATATCGCCCCCTTCCTGGCGGTGAATCTGGCGCTGCAATTCGGCCTTGCCGTGATGGCGGAGGCCTCGCTCTCCTACCTCGGGCTGGGGGCGCCGCCGCCCAATGCCTCCTGGGGGCGCATGTTGCAGGAGGCGCAGGGCACCGTCTACACCGCGCCCTGGGGCGCGCTGCTGCCGGGGCTGGCGCTGTTTGCGCTGGTGATCGGGGTCAACCTGATGGCCGACAGCCTGCGCGACCGCTTCGATCCGACGCAAAGGGGGGCATGA
- a CDS encoding ABC transporter permease produces MLGYLLRRLVILALSLFIAAVVLFVLLRLLPGDPAAALVGVGATPEQIAAAQAQLGSDQPLGVQFVSYLGDLARFDLGQSFVSRAPVIDEIGRRLGVTLPLALAAFVLALMIAIPLGILAAVRADGWLGLLLSVVSQVGIAVPVFWLGILLVYQFALTLRWLPSGGFPLRGYADPARALESMVLPVLTIAIIMAASLMRYVRAAMLEVLKSDFLRTARALGESHTAALLRHGIRNAAVPVVSVFAIELSTTFLGAVVVEQVFSLPGMGSMLLLGIQQRDYPNIQGVLIVTTLLVLLTGFLSDILQRLLDPRLREGKR; encoded by the coding sequence ATGCTGGGTTATCTCCTGCGGCGTCTGGTCATCCTGGCGCTGTCTTTGTTCATCGCGGCCGTTGTGCTGTTCGTGCTGCTGCGCCTGTTGCCGGGGGATCCGGCGGCGGCGCTGGTGGGTGTCGGCGCCACGCCTGAACAGATCGCGGCGGCACAGGCGCAACTGGGATCCGACCAGCCGCTGGGTGTGCAGTTCGTCAGCTACCTGGGCGATCTGGCGCGGTTCGACCTGGGCCAGTCCTTTGTGTCCCGCGCGCCGGTGATCGACGAGATCGGGCGCCGGCTGGGCGTCACCCTGCCCCTGGCGCTGGCGGCCTTCGTGCTGGCGCTGATGATCGCCATTCCGCTGGGCATCCTGGCCGCCGTGCGCGCCGATGGCTGGCTGGGGCTGCTGCTGTCGGTGGTCTCGCAGGTGGGGATCGCGGTGCCGGTCTTCTGGCTGGGCATCCTGCTGGTCTATCAATTCGCACTGACCCTGCGCTGGCTGCCCTCGGGCGGGTTTCCCCTGCGCGGCTATGCCGATCCGGCCCGCGCGCTGGAAAGCATGGTTCTGCCGGTGCTGACCATCGCCATCATCATGGCCGCCTCGTTGATGCGTTATGTCCGGGCGGCGATGCTGGAGGTTCTGAAATCCGATTTCCTGCGCACCGCGCGTGCCCTGGGCGAAAGCCACACCGCCGCGCTGCTGCGCCACGGTATCCGCAACGCGGCGGTGCCGGTGGTGTCGGTCTTCGCGATCGAGCTGTCGACCACCTTCCTGGGCGCCGTTGTGGTGGAGCAGGTGTTTTCCCTTCCCGGCATGGGGTCGATGCTGTTGCTGGGCATCCAGCAGCGGGATTATCCGAATATTCAGGGGGTGCTGATCGTGACGACCCTGCTGGTGCTGCTGACCGGTTTCCTGTCCGACATCCTGCAACGGCTGCTGGACCCACGCCTGCGGGAGGGCAAGCGATGA
- a CDS encoding ABC transporter substrate-binding protein, with protein MTPIASPLRGASRRSAVTLAATSVLALSAAAGFAQDFNPEAVVNIGSLYEPQNLDNTAGAGQGINEAFNGNVYEGLFVLTDAGDVEPRLVEDYTISEDGLTYTFTLKDGVTFHSGDPLTAADVKSSIERVTAENSASSRKRTLAVIDAIETPDDRTVVITLKSPSISLPYNLSYVWIVNDAATDISASEDGTGPYVLQEWRRGSALAMVPFEGYWGPAPSNGGVMFQYFTDATAQNNALLTGAVDIITSIQSPDALGQFADNPDFTVSEGASTTKELMAYNDRIEPFNDPMVRSALARAVDNEKLLNAIWGDYGTLIGSFVPPTDPWYIDLTEVNAYDPESAKTMLADAGYADGFSFTLDTPDYDPHPVVAQFVQNELAKVGVEVKINIITANEWYTKIYKAQDFEATLQEHVNHRDIVFYGNPDFYWGYDNAEVTRLIADSENVSSMEEQTEMLAQANRIIAEDAASMWLYLYPQIVVSTSNVSGYPLNGLNSQFFVADIKKAD; from the coding sequence ATGACACCCATTGCTTCCCCGCTGCGCGGCGCCTCCCGCAGGTCCGCTGTCACCCTTGCCGCCACATCTGTCCTCGCGCTGTCGGCCGCGGCCGGATTTGCCCAGGATTTCAACCCCGAAGCGGTGGTGAACATCGGCTCTCTCTACGAGCCGCAGAACCTGGACAACACCGCCGGCGCGGGCCAGGGCATCAACGAGGCGTTCAACGGCAATGTCTACGAGGGGCTTTTCGTCCTGACCGACGCCGGTGATGTCGAACCCCGCCTGGTTGAAGATTACACCATCTCCGAGGATGGTCTGACCTATACCTTCACCCTGAAGGACGGCGTGACCTTCCATTCCGGCGATCCGCTGACCGCCGCCGATGTCAAATCCTCGATCGAGCGGGTAACGGCCGAGAATTCCGCCAGCTCGCGCAAGCGGACGCTGGCGGTGATCGACGCGATCGAGACGCCGGACGACCGGACCGTGGTGATCACGCTGAAATCGCCCTCCATCTCGCTGCCCTACAACCTATCCTACGTCTGGATCGTCAACGATGCGGCCACGGATATCAGCGCCTCCGAAGACGGCACCGGCCCCTATGTGCTTCAGGAATGGCGTCGCGGCTCCGCGCTGGCAATGGTCCCGTTCGAAGGCTACTGGGGCCCCGCCCCCAGCAACGGCGGCGTGATGTTCCAGTATTTCACCGATGCCACGGCGCAGAACAACGCGCTGCTGACCGGCGCGGTGGATATCATTACCTCGATCCAAAGCCCGGACGCCCTGGGCCAGTTCGCCGACAATCCCGATTTCACCGTTTCCGAAGGCGCCTCCACCACCAAGGAGCTGATGGCCTACAACGACCGGATCGAACCGTTCAACGATCCCATGGTCCGCTCCGCCCTGGCGCGGGCGGTGGACAACGAGAAACTGTTGAACGCCATCTGGGGGGATTACGGCACGCTCATCGGCTCTTTCGTGCCGCCCACCGATCCCTGGTACATCGACCTGACCGAGGTGAACGCCTACGACCCCGAAAGCGCCAAGACCATGCTGGCCGATGCGGGCTATGCCGACGGCTTCTCCTTTACGCTGGACACGCCCGATTACGACCCGCATCCCGTGGTTGCGCAATTCGTGCAGAACGAACTGGCCAAGGTCGGCGTGGAGGTGAAGATCAACATCATCACCGCCAACGAATGGTACACCAAGATCTACAAGGCCCAGGATTTCGAGGCGACGCTGCAAGAGCACGTCAACCACCGCGATATCGTCTTCTACGGCAACCCCGATTTCTACTGGGGCTATGATAACGCGGAAGTCACGCGCCTGATCGCGGATTCGGAGAATGTGTCCTCCATGGAGGAACAGACCGAGATGCTGGCCCAGGCCAACCGCATCATTGCCGAGGACGCGGCCAGCATGTGGCTGTATCTTTATCCGCAGATCGTTGTGTCCACTTCCAACGTCTCGGGCTACCCGCTGAACGGGCTGAACTCCCAGTTCTTCGTCGCGGACATCAAGAAAGCCGATTGA